A genomic stretch from Desulfolutivibrio sulfodismutans DSM 3696 includes:
- a CDS encoding tyrosine-type recombinase/integrase yields MGVYQRDGRWMVFYHDDSGKRKDKSFGRGPEAFGLAEAFNTAVKSAKTSGTELPDAVSFTSQTRLQDHPFLTFQRTLNNPEESAVRFKDLAKKHLEHLAASGRTQRHIHNVSVLLKNQFLPVLGEKVVDQMTYHGDMLPFIRQFQAESSVTGKPRSQHTVNRYCDYVDAIFNFGLEMGLTKVNPLKGRKKSKETPRDVQLTLEDVKKIMKEAEPHLRWAMEVCFNLGTRPGPSELLSLKWANLDLEKGTAQIYATKNKQFRTVPINPNFIPRLKEMKQAATSEYVVEYRGKRLTTMRKAFNNACERAEIKYSARMYDLRHLFATTLLSKGADLAAVSKMMGHSTVKMTADTYYHYLQGEKERAVSLMPSLS; encoded by the coding sequence ATGGGAGTATACCAGCGCGACGGTAGGTGGATGGTCTTTTATCACGATGACTCGGGTAAAAGAAAAGACAAATCCTTTGGCAGAGGCCCCGAGGCATTCGGCTTGGCAGAAGCTTTCAACACCGCTGTGAAGTCGGCCAAAACGTCAGGAACTGAACTTCCTGATGCTGTTTCCTTCACGTCACAGACGAGATTACAAGATCACCCGTTTCTGACTTTTCAGCGCACTCTCAACAACCCTGAAGAGTCAGCCGTGAGGTTCAAGGACTTGGCAAAAAAACACCTGGAACATCTGGCGGCATCCGGAAGGACGCAGCGGCATATCCACAATGTTTCAGTGCTTTTGAAAAATCAGTTCTTGCCCGTGCTCGGGGAAAAGGTCGTGGACCAGATGACCTATCACGGCGACATGCTCCCTTTCATCCGGCAGTTTCAAGCGGAAAGCTCTGTCACTGGAAAGCCGAGGTCCCAGCACACCGTCAATCGGTACTGCGATTACGTGGACGCGATCTTCAACTTTGGCCTGGAAATGGGCCTGACCAAGGTCAACCCTCTCAAGGGCAGGAAGAAGTCGAAAGAAACGCCTCGGGATGTGCAACTCACCCTCGAGGACGTGAAGAAGATCATGAAGGAGGCGGAACCTCACCTTCGATGGGCCATGGAGGTCTGCTTCAACCTGGGAACACGGCCGGGGCCGTCAGAATTGCTTTCCCTGAAATGGGCCAATCTGGATTTGGAGAAAGGCACCGCCCAAATCTATGCGACAAAAAACAAGCAGTTCAGAACGGTGCCCATCAATCCGAACTTCATCCCCCGGCTGAAGGAGATGAAGCAAGCTGCGACCTCGGAATATGTCGTCGAGTATCGCGGGAAACGGCTCACGACAATGAGAAAGGCATTCAATAATGCCTGCGAACGAGCCGAAATAAAATATTCAGCCAGAATGTACGATTTGCGCCACCTCTTTGCCACTACGCTTTTGAGCAAAGGTGCTGACCTCGCCGCAGTATCAAAGATGATGGGTCACTCCACCGTCAAGATGACTGCGGACACGTATTATCACTACCTGCAGGGCGAGAAGGAACGCGCCGTGAGTTTGATGCCATCTTTGTCATAA
- a CDS encoding tyrosine-type recombinase/integrase gives MKVEPITASSDIRNIKKILRESPRDLLLFVMGVNSGLRVQDLLNLRVQTLRDCKVGDRITLKEKKTNKENVFIVNKEIKTALDKHLTAAQLGDADFLFKSRKGRNYPLTTFAVTKMVKRWCAAVNLKGNYGAHTLRKTWTYQQRKKFGVSWEVLSKRLNHSNPSITRRYLGIQEEEVEEILMHEI, from the coding sequence ATGAAAGTGGAACCGATCACCGCCTCCAGCGACATCCGAAACATAAAGAAGATTTTGCGAGAAAGTCCGAGAGACCTGCTGCTGTTTGTGATGGGGGTGAACTCTGGGCTACGCGTCCAGGATTTACTGAACCTTCGGGTCCAGACCCTGCGAGACTGCAAGGTTGGCGACCGCATTACCTTGAAGGAGAAAAAGACCAACAAGGAAAACGTGTTCATCGTCAACAAGGAAATCAAGACTGCGCTGGACAAGCATCTGACGGCCGCACAGCTCGGGGACGCTGACTTCCTGTTCAAAAGCAGGAAGGGCAGAAACTATCCTCTGACCACTTTCGCCGTCACCAAGATGGTGAAGCGATGGTGTGCGGCTGTGAACCTGAAAGGCAACTACGGCGCGCATACCTTGCGGAAAACCTGGACCTACCAGCAGCGCAAGAAATTCGGCGTCTCCTGGGAAGTCCTGTCAAAACGGTTGAACCATTCGAATCCGTCTATCACACGGCGCTATCTTGGAATCCAGGAAGAGGAGGTCGAAGAAATTCTGATGCATGAAATATAA